One segment of Syngnathus typhle isolate RoL2023-S1 ecotype Sweden linkage group LG9, RoL_Styp_1.0, whole genome shotgun sequence DNA contains the following:
- the LOC133159811 gene encoding 5-hydroxytryptamine receptor 2A-like yields MSLRGGGGGGGGGAGNVSELISQSRRIPEPPHGFRTGDASRDGCPHVGNGSGDPGFCRDEAGKNWAALLILAAIGITVTGNLLVILAVSLEKKLQNATNYFLMSLAVADMLLGVLVMPVSMVTVLYDYGWPLPSELCPVWIYLDVLFSTASIMHLCAISLDRYVAIRKPIHHSRFNSRTKARIKIVAVWSISAGISTPVPVLGLRDPSKVFKDGSCLLTDDGFVLAGSFVAFFVPLTIMLVTYFLTVRALRDEAALRSGRPRWGAAAAAAVTLGFFSQASLPSQKLRRREALFGRRTAQSINNEQKASKVLGVVFFLFVVMWCPFFITNVLAAACEAPACDDALVAGLLKVFVWVGYLSSAVNPLVYTLFNKTYRAAFLRYLRCRYAPPANKPLQLIPLNTIPPMAYPSVGGGRNPGPLPDFSRRLGPQTGDEDESCV; encoded by the exons ATGAGCCTGcgcggtggcggcggtggcggcggtggcggcgctgGCAACGTGTCAGAGCTCATCTCTCAAAGCCGGCGGATCCCGGAGCCCCCGCACGGGTTCCGGACGGGCGACGCCAGCCGCGACGGCTGTCCTCACGTCGGGAACGGCTCCGGCGATCCCGGCTTCTGCCGGGACGAGGCGGGCAAAAATTGGGCGGCGCTGCTGATCCTGGCGGCCATCGGCATCACGGTGACGGGCAACCTCCTGGTCATCCTGGCCGTGTCTTTGGAGAAGAAGCTCCAGAACGCAACCAACTACTTTTTGATGTCTCTGGCTGTGGCAGACATGCTCTTGGGCGTGTTGGTCATGCCGGTCTCCATGGTGACCGTCCTCTACG ATTACGGCTGGCCTCTCCCGTCAGAGCTGTGTCCCGTGTGGATCTACCTGGACGTGCTGTTCTCCACGGCGTCCATCATGCACCTGTGCGCCATCTCGCTGGACCGCTACGTGGCCATCCGCAAGCCCATCCACCACAGCCGCTTCAACTCGCGCACCAAGGCCCGCATCAAGATCGTGGCCGTGTGGAGCATCTCGGCCG GCATCTCCACGCCCGTCCCGGTTCTGGGACTGCGCGACCCGTCCAAGGTGTTCAAGGACGGCAGCTGCCTGCTGACGGACGACGGCTTCGTGCTGGCCGGCTCCTTCGTGGCCTTCTTCGTGCCGCTCACCATTATGCTGGTCACCTACTTCCTGACCGTCCGGGCCTTGCGCGACGAGGCCGCGCTGCGCTCGGGGCGGCCCAGGTGGggggccgccgctgccgccgccgtcaCCCTGGGCTTCTTCTCGCAGGCCTCGCTCCCCTCCCAGAAGCTGAGGCGGCGGGAAGCCCTCTTCGGGCGCCGGACCGCGCAGTCCATCAACAACGAGCAGAAGGCATCCAAGGTGCTGGGCGTGGTCTTCTTCCTCTTTGTGGTCATGTGGTGCCCCTTCTTCATCACCAACGTGCTGGCGGCGGCGTGCGAGGCGCCGGCCTGCGACGACGCCCTGGTGGCGGGCctgctcaaggtctttgtgtGGGTGGGCTACCTGTCGTCCGCCGTCAACCCGCTGGTGTACACGCTGTTCAACAAGACGTACCGCGCCGCCTTCCTGCGCTACCTGCGCTGCCGCTACGCGCCGCCCGCCAACAAGCCGCTGCAGCTCATTCCGCTCAACACCATCCCCCCCATGGCCTACCCCTCCGTCGGGGGCGGACGCAACCCAGGCCCGCTACCCGATTTCTCCCGACGACTCGGCCCGCAGACTGGAGACGAGGACGAAAGCTGCGTGTGA